The following coding sequences lie in one Panicum virgatum strain AP13 chromosome 6N, P.virgatum_v5, whole genome shotgun sequence genomic window:
- the LOC120679299 gene encoding mini zinc finger protein 4-like, translating into MMKRMVILRRCHPPPPPAAALLGGCGGGGVRYGECRRNHAASMGGHAVDGCREFLAEGEEGTAAALRCAACGCHRSFHRRVVRRCCCDDDAASAAGAGCSPESSASSTTPR; encoded by the coding sequence atgatgaagaggatggTGATCCTGCGGCggtgccacccgccgccgccgccggcagcggctCTCCTgggcgggtgcggcggcggcggcgtgcggtacGGTGAGTGCCGGAGGAACCACGCGGCGAGCATGGGCGGGCACGCCGTGGACGGGTGCCGCGAGTTCCTGGCCGAGGGGGAGgagggcaccgccgccgcgctccgctgCGCGGCGTGCGGGTGCCACCGCAGCTTCCACCGCCGCGTCgtgcggcgctgctgctgcgacgacgacgccgcctcggcggccggcgccggctgcTCGCCGGAGTCCTCGGCGTCCAGCACTACGCCGAGGTAG